From the Armatimonadota bacterium genome, the window CATGGACCGCGAGGAAATCAACCAGAAGCAGATTGAAACCGGACCTGACGGACAGGGCACGCCTATCAGCGAAACGCGTACCGAAGAGACTGTACGCGGCGCCGCCCCACGTGGGGGAGGCGGTACTGCCGGGGTGCCGACCTACCCCACCGCGCCTGCCGGTGCACCTGGCGAGTACAAGCACTCCTCCACCACGACAAACTACGAGGTGGGGCAGAGCACCATCCACCGTGTGAAGACGCCCGGTAAGGTGGTGCGTATGTCGGTGGCGGCGATGGTAGATGCCTCCGTGCCGCAGGAACAGGTAGACAAGGTGCGCGCGTTCTTGGAGGGCGCGGTCGGCGCGGACCAAAGCGACCCCAATCGTCGGTTCCGTGTGATTGTGGAAAGCATCCCCTTCGACAATACACTGGCGAAGGAGGCGGAAGCCGCCCGCAAGCAGTTTGCCAGTCGCCAGTTGATAGATACCGCTCTGCGCTACCTGCCTCTGGCGATGCTGCTGATCGTGCTACTGTTGCTGGCGAAGGCATTGCGACCGGCGCGTGTGGCGCAGACGCCCGAAGGCATGGTGATGTCGTTGCCAGGAGGTACCGTACCCGAAGAGGCTGAAGTAACAGGCGGAGAGGCGAGCGACCTTGCCGGCGAAGCAGCAGAGGCAATCGCAAGAAGACCTAAAACCCCTGAAGGGACGGATTTTGAAGAAGAGGTGGAAATCACCCCGATTCGCGAGCGCGTGGACGTGAATCTGGAAAGCGTTATCCGGCTGGCAGACCAGAAGCCGGAGAAAGTGGCTATGCTGATTAAAGGCTGGTTGGCGGAGGACGAACGATAATGGCTGCGCGCACTGCAACAACACAGCTGACACATCGCCAGAAAGCTGCGGTCATGATTGTGGCGATGGGGCCCGATGTGGCGGGTAAGGTGCTGCGTCATCTGGACGAAGACGAGGTAGAGCAGATTACCCTCGAAATCGCCCGTATGGGCAAAATCCCGCCGGAGGTACGCGAGGCGATTATCGAGGAATTTCACGACCTCTGCGTGGCGCAGGAGTATATCGCAGAGGGCGGTTTGCAGCACGCCCGACAGGTGTTAGAGAACGCCTTTGGTCCGGAAAAAGCCAACGAGCTCATCACCCGCGTCATTCAGGCGATGCAAATTGTGCCCTTCGACTTCATCAAAAAAACCGACCCCAGCCAGCTGCTGAACTTTATTCAGGATGAGCACCCACAAACCATCGCGTTGATACTGGCTTACCTCCCTCCCAATCAGGCAGCGCAGGTATTACAGGGACTTCCTCCCGAATTGCGGGCGGAAGTGGCGCACCGCATTGCCATCATGGATCGCACCCCACCCGATGTGATTCGGGAGGTGGAGAAAGTGCTGGAGCGTAAGCTCTCCTCAGTGATTTCGCAGGATTTCACCACCGCTGGCGGCGTGAAGGCGCTGGTAGAACTGCTAAACTGGGTAGACCGCACCAGCGAGCGCATGATACTGGACAGCCTTTCCGAAACCAACCCTGAGCTGGCGGAAGAGGTCAAGAAGATGATGTTCGTCTTTGAAGATATCGTGCAGCTGGACGATCGCTCCATCCAGGCGGTGCTCAAAGAGGTAGATATGAAGGAACTCGCGCTCGCGCTCAAAGGCTGCAGCGAAGAGGTGCGACAGCGTATCTTCAAGAACATGTCCGAGCGCGCTGCCAACATGCTCAAAGAGGATATGGAGTTCATGGGTCCGGTGCGTTTGCGCAACGTGGAGGAAGCGCAACAGCGCATCGTCGCTATCATCCGCCGCATGGAGGAGGCTGGCGAGATCGTCATCGCGCGCGGCGGCGGTGCGGAAGAGATGGTGGTGTAACCGATGCTGGGACAGGTACTCAAAGGCGACCAGCTGGCTCGCTTCACACGGTGGGTGGGCTCTCCCCTGCGGGTTATACAAACGTCCTCTGAATCGCAGGAGCAAGAGCACGAGCCAACGGGTCCTACCCCCGAAGAGTTGCTGGCGGAGGCGAAGCGCGTTCTGGCAGAAGCCCACCGGCAGGCGGACCAGATGCGCCAGGACGCAGTGCGCAAAGGCTATGAAGAGGGTTTGCAGCTGGGGCGGGAAGAGGGGTTGCGCCTCTATCAGCAGGCGATAGATTCGTTGCGCAACGAGGTGCAAAAGCTGATAGATGCCATCCTCACCGAGCGACAACAGTTGTGGCAGCAGATGGAGCCACAGGTAATAGAGATGGTGCTGGAGATAGCCCGCAAGGTACTGCGTGAGGAGATTCAGGCTCGGCGCGAAGCCACTCTGTCCATGATTAAGCACGCCCTGCGGCGCGTGGCGGACACCGAACACGTGCGCATTCGGGTGCATCCCGACGACCTGCAGATTGCCCGCGAGCACCGCGAGCATTTCCTTGCCGTGTGCGACGGAGTAAGGCAGATTGAGATTGTGGACGACCAGCGTGTGGGCGGTGGTGGTTGTATTATTGAGACGCCCGGCGGCACGATAGACGCCTCCCTGCGTACGCAGATGCAGTCTGTAGAAAGGGCGCTGCGCGAGGGCGAGCAGGCGGCGTGATGGGAGGGGTGAACGAGGATGCTGAATGCGTCTGAAAACCTGCCGCCATTATCTCCGCCCGACCTGTCGGCAGTGCGCGAGCGATTGCGCCTGCTGGACCCGATTAAGGTACACGGCCGGGTACAGCAGGTGATCGGGCTGGTGATAGAGAGCGTCGGTCCCGCCGCGCGCGTGGGTGAAGTGTGCGAGATTCACTTCCAGCGTACACGCCCCCCCATCTTCGCGGAGGTGGTAGGTTTTCGGCAGAACCGTGTGCTGCTGATGCCTTTGGGGGAGATGGAGGGCATCACGCCTGGTAGTCAGGTAGTTGCGACGGGCATGGTACACAAAGTGCCTGTGGGCGAATGCCTGCTGGGGCGCGTGCTGGACGGGCTAGGCAGACCGATGGACGGCGGGCCACCTATTACTCCAGACACCCTGTATCCGGTGAACCGCCAGCCCCCAAACGCCCTGGCTCGCAAACGTATCACCGAAGCGGTCAGTCTGGGGGTACGGGTGATTGACGGCTTGCTCACCGTCGGCAAGGGGCAGCGTATCGGTATCTTCGCAGGCTCTGGCGTGGGCAAAAGCACCCTGCTGGGCATGATTGCCCGCTACACCAGCGCGGATGTAAACGTCATCGCTCTCACCGGTGAGCGTGGTCGCGAGGTGCGCGAGTTTATGGAGGAAGACCTGGGCGAGGAGGGGCTGAAGCGGTCGGTAGTGGTGGTAGCAACTTCCGACCAGCCTGCGCTGCTACGCATTAAAGCGGCTCTGGTCGCTACCACTATTGCGGAGTACTTCCGGGACCAGGGGCTGGACGTGCTGCTGATGATGGACTCGGTCACACGTCTTGCGCTGGCGCAGCGCGAGGTGGGATTGGCTATTGGCGAACCGCCTGCCACACGCGGCTACACGCCCTCGGTATTTGCCATTCTGCCTCGCCTGCTGGAACGCGCAGGCACGTCGGACAAGGGCACGATTACCGGGCTGTACACAGTGTTGGTCGAAGCCGATGATATGAACGAACCGGTGGCTGACACGGTGCGCGGTATTCTGGATGGGCACATCGTGTTATCACGTGCACTGGCGCACCGCAACCACTATCCGGCAGTCGACGTACTGGCGAGCGTCTCGCGCGTGATGCCTCAGATTACAGACAAGGAGCATCAACAGGCGGCAGCACAGGTGCGCAAAGTGCTGGCGGACTACACCGAAGCGGAAGACCTGATTAACATCGGCGCGTATCAGCAGGGCAGCAACCCCGATATCGACTACGCCCTGCGCTACATCGGCAAGGTGCGTGAGTTCTTGCAACAGGACAAGATGGAGGGATACCCGCTGGAGCAGACGATACAGCGATTGAAGACGTTGTTTGTTAACTGACAGCTCGTTGGGGGGTGATTGTCTAAGAGCTACATGGGCGCTTTTGCGCTTGTCACCCTGAGATGCTTCGTTTGCGCTCGGTATGACAGGAGGGAACGTATGTACCGTGATCTATAACGCCCGGACACCCTGCTGGTGCTATGCGACGATTCGTGTTCTCCTTACAAAAGGTGCTGGACTATCGCCAGCAACGGGAAGAGCAAGCGGTGCGCGCCTTCGCGGAGGCGCAAGCGCAGCTGCTACATGAACAGGCTGTGCTGCATCGGCTTCTCAGTGAACGGGAGGGATGCCTGCGGCGTTCGCATCGCCGACAGCGTCTGGCTGTGGAACTGCTGGATGTGGAGCAGGCCTATCTCTCGGCGCTGGAGGAGCGCATCGAGGCACAGCGCGGGCGGGTGGTAGAGGCAGTGAGGGTGTTGGAAGAGAAGCGACAGGCTTTGACACAGGCACAGCGTGAACGCAAGGCACTGGAACGCTTGCGCGAGAAGCATTATGAACAGTGGCGTCAGGAGATGTTGCGCATCGAGCAGAAAGCACTGGATGAGCTGGCTACGGCACGGTCGGTGCGGTCGCCGGGCATTCTGAACTTACACGCAGGGGGAGGCGAGCATGAGTAGCCTGTACGCGCAGGCGATTGCCCGAATGCAAGTCCTGTGGCAAAAGGTGGAGCAGTTATCTGTTGCTACGCCTTCTATAAGCTCGTCCTCCGGGTTCACGCAGGCTCTGCGGGTGGCGCAACGGAGCGCTACCACGATGTTACCGGCTGCCATCGGCGAGCTGGTGGCGCGCGTAGCGCAGGAAGAGGGGGTGGACGAGGCACTGGTGCGAGCGGTAGTAAGGGCGGAATCCGGCGGCAACCCCAACGCGGTTTCGCCGAAGGGAGCAATGGGCTTGATGCAATTGATGCCGCGTACCGCTGAGGCACTGGGCGTCAGCAACCCCTTTGACCCCGAGCAGAACCTGCGTGGAGGCGTACGCCTGCTGCGCGGTTTGCTCGATGAGTTCGGCGATGTGCGCCTTGCACTGGCGGCGTATAATGCGGGCGGGCCAGCGGTGCGCCAGTATGGTGGCATTCCCCCGTATGCGGAGACACAGAAGTTCGTGCAGAGGGTGATGGATCTGTGGCAGGGTGAACGCCGATGAAGCGGTTGCTGAAGGTGGTCATACTCCTGCTGATGCTGCTGGGCGTTCCGTACGGGCTGGCGAAGATGGGCGTTATCCCTGTGGCAAAGCTGACAGCGAGAAACCCTGCGCTGGCGAAGCTTGCCCGCACGGTGGGGCTTGTCCCCCGTAAGCAGACGGTCAAAGCCGACCCCGAGAAAGAGAAGCCCTCTACTCCCTCGTCGGAGCCTCCTGCCGCCTCTTCGAAACCTGCCCGGTTTCCTCGCTCCGCTCCACCGCCGCTTGTGTCCGTCTCTACACCTTCCGCAGCTGCCGATATCAGCAGCCGCCAGATTGGTTGGGTAGCGAAGGTGTATGAGAACATGGAGCCCGAGGAGGCAGTACGTATTTTTGCAAAAATGGACGACCGCGAAGTGGTTCCTCTGTTGCGTCGCATGAAACAGAGGCAAGTGGCGCAAATCCTCGCCCTCATGCCCCCCGACCGCGCCGCCCGCCTCTCTCGCACGCTGATGATTCAGAGGTAAAAAGCACAACATCTGAGGGTGTTCGACTTCGGCATCCTCGTAAGGAACTTCGGGCTGCTTGGGGATGAGTAGGTGACCCTTACCACATGTGGATTCAAACCTGTTTCCGGGCATTGGAACAAGGAGATTATTACCTGAATCCGCCAGATAGAAGCATTATCTAGCAATAATAGCAAAAATTTTATAAAATTTTCCCCGTCAAAACCCCAAAAACCCCGTTTGTGGTACGATTCTCGCATATATATCAGGATAGAAAGGCTCTGCGGGCAAACGCCTTAAGCACGCATTTTGGACAACTTTTTCAAAACGAAAAAGGAGGTTTCAAAATGTTACGTAAAAGGTTATTCCTGACCCCCCCCTATTAGTGTAATCCTTGCTACGTTTCTGTTCCTGCTGGTCTCCCTTGCACGAGCACAGCAACCTCCCACGCTCACCCTCCTCAATGCCGACATCGACGGCGATAATGAAGTCACCCTCTTTGACTTCGGGGCACTAACGAACGCCTTCGGCAGTGTGCCCGGCGACCCCAACTGGAACCCCGATGCCGACCTAGACGGGGATGATGAGGTGACCCTGTTTGACTTCGGCATCCTGACCGCCAACTTCGGTCTTATCGGTGCGGAGGAGTTTGCAGGCAGCACGCAGTCGGCGTCGGGTGTGTTTACCGCCACGGTGCACGTGGTGTTGGGTGACTGGACAGCCCAGACCGACCGCGCGGTGTATGTGGTGTTGCAGTTGAAGCGAGCGGGCACGGAGGGCGATTCGGGCACCCCCATTTACGAGCAATCGGTGACCTTCACGCAGGGTGAGGTGGAGAAAGATGTGCAGGTTCACCTTGCTGCTGGCATTTACACGGTGCGTGCGCTGGCATATAACGACGAGGCACACACCGACATCTCGCACTGGTTGCGCAGTGAGTTAGCGGGGTTGGTAGTGCCCAGTGGTGGAGGGGCTGCGCTACCTGACACGCCACCTCCCGCATGGGCAGAGGAAGTAGTTCCCACCGATACCGTCTCTGCCGCGGGGTTCGGTCCCTCATCGGCAGACCATGTGAACCTTGCTTCGGGAGTGTTCGAGCATCGTCCGCCGGCAGACATTGTGGTATATAACCCTCTTGGACCCAGTGTCTCCTTCTCGCGCACCTATCGCAGTAAGCTGGCGGAACAGGGTTACTCCTCACCGGGGCTGTCGCCCGGTTGGGTACATAACTACGATGTGACCATCAGCGGCTCTTCGGGCAGCTGGGGCACCCTTACTCTGCGCTATCCCAACGGTGCTACCGAGCAATTAACGCCAGTGCTGGATGGCAACGGCAACCCCACGGGGCAGTTCCAGTTCAACGGCGCGCCCTACATTGCATCAGGACAGCCAGGCGGCACGCCTGGACGCTGGAACTACATTGATCTGACGTTCAAAGATGAGAGCCGATGGAGGTTCACCCCGTCCTACAATCCAGACCTGTATCGGCTGACGCGCCTCCAGAACCTGTTGGGACAGGGCGTGAATATCGCCTACGACAACAACAACTTGCTGACACAAATCAGCAACGATGCAAACAGCGCTCTGCTCACCTTCTCCTATGCGAACGGCATGTCTGTGAGTGACTACTCAGGGCGCACGGTGACCTACACCTTCAGCGGAGGGCAGTTGACGGCAGTCTCGCAGGTGAACAGCAGCAACCCGCTGTGGGTGTATGGGTATCAGGTGCTTAACGGTGTGCCCTATCTGGTGAGCGTGGGTAGTGCCGACCCCACCGACGGTGTAGGAGCCCGCTCGCATCCGGTGTATTACGATGCACAGGGCAAGGTGGTGCTGTTGCAGGACGCCAACGGCAACGTGCGCAGTTACCGGTATGAGGGTGGTATTACCACGGTGACGGTGTATAATGCGGACGGGTCACCCGCGCAGACGTGGTCACAGAAGGTGGGCAACCTGAACGTGGATGCGGGTATCCGTGACGTTTCGGGTAGCGAGAGCAATATCAGCTACAACGGCTACCGTCCTGTTCAGGTGGTCAATCGCAACGGGCAGAGCACCACGCTGGAGTATGACCAGTATTTCAACCTGACCACGGTCAGCCCGCCGCGCGTGCCTGCGGTGCAGTATGAGTATGACACCTCACAGTTTGCGCTGGGCAGGCTGGTGCGGATTTCGCAGGGCAGCAAGACACCTACCGAACTGGAGTATTACCCGAACGGCTTACTGCACAAGGTGAAGGTTCCTAAACCGGGCACGGCGGGCAGCAACGAGCAGGTAGAGATAGAGTATCTGTATACCGTGCTGGGCAATCTGCTGGAGGTGCGTGCTCCCTCGCCCAATCCGAACCAGAGCGTTCGCACCACGCGCTACTTCTATGTTTCAGACCCCTTTGTCCCCTATAGTGAGCCAGAAAGATTGAACTGCCCGCTGGCGGTGGCGGTATATGACGGTGTTTTCAATCCCAGCGACGTCAACGACCGCCTGCTGTATCGGGTCAGTTTCCGCTACGACACGTTAGGTCGGGTGACGCAGGTCATTGACGGATTGGGTTACACCACGCAAATTACCTACAACGTCGCCGGGCAAGTGGAGACGGTTACCTATCCTGCGGATAGCTCTTTGGTGCAGCGAAAAGAGGTGTATATATACAGCGCAGCAGGTGGACAACTGCTGAAGAAGCAGGTGTGGAACCGGTCCTCGTCTTCGTTAGAACAGGAGATTAACCTGCAAACAGGCAATGAAGGCGAACTCGTCGGTCAGTCGGGAGGGGTGCAGACTGCCGATTACGTGCGCGACGCGCTATATCGGCTTCGGGGCATTGTGGACGGTCGCGGCAACGGGGTGCAGTTCGGATATGACCCACGCGGTTTCCTGCACAGCAAGTTGTATCCGCTGGGCGATACCTACACCTTTTCCACCGACAACGAGGGCAACCTCACCCAGCGTACCGACCCCGATGGAGTGGTGGTGGAGTATGTGCGCGATCCAGACGACAGCCGGATACAGCAGGTGAACTATCCGGGCATGAACATGGACGTATTGGTGAGTTACGACAGTTACAACCGCGTTGTGGGGCTGTCCAACGGTGTTGCTACCATCAGTTACACCTATGATGATGGGGATAGGCTGCTCAGCGAGACCGTAGAGTATGCGGACATGCCCGGTGTGTCCTTCACGGTGGCATACCAGTACCATCCTGACGGCAGCCTGCAAAGTATCACCGCGCCGTATCGGCTGGTGCAACAGGGCGGTCAGTATGTCGCGGTATCGGGTCTATACCAGTATGCCTATGCGTTCTACCCACGGGAGGTGCCCGGCTACGGCTTCGGACCTGGCGAAAAGGTCACGACGACCACTCCATGGGATTTTAACGTCATCACCTACTTCGACCGGCGAGGGTTGCCACGACGCCAGGACGTGCTGGAAGATTACGATCAGTTAACCTCATCGGCGAGTTATAACCCGCGCGGGCTGCTAAGCTCACTGCTTAACTCGTACAACGGACTCACGATCTCTAGCTTCTCCAGCGTCGCCTACGACGTGGTGGGGAACCGTACAAGCATCGGTACTGTGAATATCGTACCCATAGGCGGTGCCCGCGGCATGTACGGCTCCGTAAGCTATACACTGGACGCTACGAGGCGCAAACTGTTGGCGGAAACCTTCTCGGCATCGGACTACCAGATACCCAGCTACACTTTGCCCTTCGCCTACGACTCGGCGGATAACCTGACTTCTGTACGCGGCATCTCCTTTAGTCACAACGCCAACAACCAGATTACCAACAGTGGCTTTGGCTATGATGTGAACGGCAACGCCACCCTGTTCAACAATGTGGCTTACGGCTACGACTATGAGAACCGTGTGCTGCAGGCGGGCTTTATGCTGGTAGCCTATCGTCCCGATGGGAAGCGCGCATGGAAACAGCCTGGCGACCCATCCACCCGAACCTACTTCATTTATGACGGCGAGCGGGTGATTTTGGAGTTCAACCCCGCGAACGGCTTCTATCAGGCGTATGCCTACGCAGCCAACGGGCTGGCATGTAGTGAACGTCAAGATGGGCACCTTGTGTACGCCTTTGACCCGGCAGGCAACCTGGTGCACCGCTTGAGGAATGGCACCGTGCTGAGTAACAGCTGGTTTGACTCTTACGGCGTTCTGGTGTATGATGATAGCAGCACGGGACAACGCCCCTACCCCTCACCGGACAGTGTAGGCTATCAAGGGCAGTGGGGTGCGTATACGGACGTTGAAAGCCGAGCCTATGCGCAGTATCTGCGCTGGGTGTTTGTGGATGGCGACTACTACCACCCGCTGACGGGCACCTTCCTGACCCGCCGCAGCGCAGGCACGAACGAGTATGTGGGCACGGTCAATCCACCCAGAGGCATCGACCTGCGCAGAATCGGTGGCTCTGTGCTGGCAGGAACAGCAGGCTTTATAATCGCTGGTCCCGTTGGTTCTGCCATAGCCGTTGGTCTATACGAAGGGCTGTACACCTTCGCCGACACGTCGAGCATCAAGAGGGCCGTGACCGATGCGGTACTGAGTGCTGGACTGACTGCAGGTGGATTGAAATCTATTCAGCTGATTGGCCGAGTGGTAGCGGAACCACTGGCAAATTCAATGGTGAAGGTGGGATTAGCTGAGAAAGTCTTTCGCATTGTCTCTGCGCAAGAAGCAGAGGCAATAAGGGTAGCCGGTGGATTAGTACCTAGTAGATCAGCAAGCATGATTACCAGCAAGCCTGCCAGCAGAATATTCTTGTCAGAAGGAAGAACCGTCATGGAGAAAACTCTTCTAGCGCCAGAGAGTGTTTACCAATACGACTATCTCATCGAAATGCGCGTGTGGCGCCCCCTGTGGCGGAGGGCAGACCTAGGTGCTGTAGATGGGATCGAGTGGGCGCGATACATCAATGTTCCTATCTTCAACAGGTACTTGCTAGGCAAGCCTGTCGTAACCCCATTGCGCCCATAACTGAGTGAAAACGCCAGGGGGTGCCTATCCCCCTGGCGAGGGAGGTCAAGATATGAAAAAGGGGAAAGAGGTTCGTCTTGTTGTCGCGTCTGACAATCCTCAGAGAAGGCAGGTCTTGATAAAAATAGCACTGGATGTTTACGGCGAGCCAGCGATACTGGACGAAGCCGCTGGTATGCTGGAAGCAAAGGAGAATGATGTCACCCACTTAGTATTGCTGGAAACCGATGATGACTTTGCCAAACTATGCCATATCGCTTGGTCAATGTATCATCGACAAGGATACGCCCAAACGCCGCTACTCTTGACTTTTGCATCAGATACTTCTTTCCTGCAGGGGATATACGATGTTGTGGATCTCGACAGGGATCTTCTCATTGTACGATTTCGAGATGCGTTTCCACACTTGGCACATTTTGACTGGGATAACCTTGCTGTACAGGAGGTGAACCGTGTTGTACGAAACCTACTGGATAGTTTGAGGAATCCCGAACAATATGGGGAAATATATCTATCAAATCAACGTCTTTCGCCTATTGAACCTCTGTCTAAGGTCACCCGTAAGCCACCATCGATAGTTATTGCGGCTGACAATAAGCAACACCGAGAGAGGTTGGCAGCTATAGTTAGTCAGTTGTCAACACAAGTGCCCTTGGTGCTGCAGCAATGTGGCGAAGTGGTTAACATACCCTTAGGACGCCATACGGTAGTATTTTTAGAAACCTGTAGCCACATCCCTGCGCTAGTACAAACAGTACACGCCTGGTGGCGTCGCTATCAGGGTCACACAATGCCACGCTTTGTAGCCATCATCACTGAGACATCAAAGTTCAAAAACCCCTTTCTCCAACAAATGCGTATCGGAAAACAGCAGGTTTTTTCTGATGTGATCACTTATGAGCAGATAGATAGAGACGCCCTACGAAGAATCTTGTTAATGTGAGCTCAGATCTCAAACATCAACAAGGGTGCAGAAGTGCACGTAAAGCATCGCCGGTGGCATCTTGACAGGTGGGAACCCT encodes:
- a CDS encoding EscN/YscN/HrcN family type III secretion system ATPase — its product is MLNASENLPPLSPPDLSAVRERLRLLDPIKVHGRVQQVIGLVIESVGPAARVGEVCEIHFQRTRPPIFAEVVGFRQNRVLLMPLGEMEGITPGSQVVATGMVHKVPVGECLLGRVLDGLGRPMDGGPPITPDTLYPVNRQPPNALARKRITEAVSLGVRVIDGLLTVGKGQRIGIFAGSGVGKSTLLGMIARYTSADVNVIALTGERGREVREFMEEDLGEEGLKRSVVVVATSDQPALLRIKAALVATTIAEYFRDQGLDVLLMMDSVTRLALAQREVGLAIGEPPATRGYTPSVFAILPRLLERAGTSDKGTITGLYTVLVEADDMNEPVADTVRGILDGHIVLSRALAHRNHYPAVDVLASVSRVMPQITDKEHQQAAAQVRKVLADYTEAEDLINIGAYQQGSNPDIDYALRYIGKVREFLQQDKMEGYPLEQTIQRLKTLFVN
- the fliJ gene encoding flagellar export protein FliJ; this translates as MRRFVFSLQKVLDYRQQREEQAVRAFAEAQAQLLHEQAVLHRLLSEREGCLRRSHRRQRLAVELLDVEQAYLSALEERIEAQRGRVVEAVRVLEEKRQALTQAQRERKALERLREKHYEQWRQEMLRIEQKALDELATARSVRSPGILNLHAGGGEHE
- a CDS encoding flagellar M-ring protein, whose product is MIERVREWWQTSDRQTRLIAVASAVGLVIVLIALSFWATQPEWDVLYTGLSPSDSGAIVARLKQAKVPYRLSAGGSTIEVPAQHRDEMLLSLAAEGLPNQGTLGYSRLEKLGFGTTQAVEQETTRIAHEEALQNTISRLQPVAGARVHITPAIDSPFVGEKKPAKASVMVDLKPGQQLTREQIAAIVFLVSRSVAGLSPDNVSVVDEYANLLWDGSQASDMAPGVASNKLELERAYAETIQRQLQQQLDTVLGPGKSRLTVTAELDMDREEINQKQIETGPDGQGTPISETRTEETVRGAAPRGGGGTAGVPTYPTAPAGAPGEYKHSSTTTNYEVGQSTIHRVKTPGKVVRMSVAAMVDASVPQEQVDKVRAFLEGAVGADQSDPNRRFRVIVESIPFDNTLAKEAEAARKQFASRQLIDTALRYLPLAMLLIVLLLLAKALRPARVAQTPEGMVMSLPGGTVPEEAEVTGGEASDLAGEAAEAIARRPKTPEGTDFEEEVEITPIRERVDVNLESVIRLADQKPEKVAMLIKGWLAEDER
- the fliG gene encoding flagellar motor switch protein FliG, translating into MAARTATTQLTHRQKAAVMIVAMGPDVAGKVLRHLDEDEVEQITLEIARMGKIPPEVREAIIEEFHDLCVAQEYIAEGGLQHARQVLENAFGPEKANELITRVIQAMQIVPFDFIKKTDPSQLLNFIQDEHPQTIALILAYLPPNQAAQVLQGLPPELRAEVAHRIAIMDRTPPDVIREVEKVLERKLSSVISQDFTTAGGVKALVELLNWVDRTSERMILDSLSETNPELAEEVKKMMFVFEDIVQLDDRSIQAVLKEVDMKELALALKGCSEEVRQRIFKNMSERAANMLKEDMEFMGPVRLRNVEEAQQRIVAIIRRMEEAGEIVIARGGGAEEMVV